The following proteins are encoded in a genomic region of Corynebacterium atypicum:
- a CDS encoding alpha/beta hydrolase: MTNTAEPNAAVTNAPEGGNWADAEHERESFQVGGVDRQLTQEEQLEQLGSYIDAHYPLPSFTPPWAGGDGDPDPADKWTALLPDRITHAAMLMLGSGLDHSMPGVAYGTAAGVTEVPEVSAALFTPPEPTGAWAVSLHSGGWWRGAGEALEMQWRPEVAAAAVLSGTTILDLDYPLAPEHTLPEMVAAVHRAADYARSHGATSVTVWGYSSGGALAVLSADTADTLVLTFPDLGSVAKLPDAVRGDVKLCTPETWPRTLVQIGRQDEVAERPEGIDGVAGITVAELVARHRIQTPEVTREKIRQVADFLRAVPTPD; this comes from the coding sequence ATGACGAACACAGCTGAACCCAACGCGGCCGTAACCAACGCCCCCGAGGGCGGAAACTGGGCCGACGCGGAACACGAGCGCGAGTCCTTCCAGGTCGGCGGCGTCGACCGCCAACTCACCCAAGAAGAGCAGCTCGAGCAGCTGGGCTCCTACATCGACGCCCACTATCCGCTGCCGTCGTTTACCCCGCCCTGGGCCGGCGGCGACGGGGACCCAGACCCCGCCGACAAATGGACTGCGCTTCTTCCGGATCGCATCACCCACGCGGCGATGCTCATGCTGGGAAGCGGGCTAGACCACTCGATGCCCGGTGTCGCCTACGGCACTGCAGCCGGGGTCACCGAGGTACCCGAGGTGTCGGCGGCGCTCTTCACACCACCCGAGCCCACCGGCGCCTGGGCCGTATCGCTCCACTCTGGCGGCTGGTGGCGCGGCGCCGGCGAGGCGCTCGAGATGCAGTGGCGGCCCGAGGTCGCCGCAGCGGCCGTCCTATCCGGCACCACGATCCTCGATCTTGACTACCCGCTGGCGCCCGAACACACCCTCCCAGAGATGGTCGCCGCCGTGCACCGCGCGGCCGATTACGCGCGGTCGCACGGCGCCACATCGGTGACCGTCTGGGGTTACTCCTCCGGCGGCGCACTCGCGGTACTCAGCGCCGACACGGCCGACACCCTGGTGCTCACCTTCCCCGATCTCGGGTCGGTGGCCAAGCTACCCGACGCGGTGCGTGGGGACGTAAAGCTCTGTACCCCGGAAACCTGGCCGCGCACCCTGGTCCAGATCGGCCGCCAGGATGAGGTAGCCGAACGCCCCGAGGGCATCGACGGCGTCGCTGGCATCACCGTCGCAGAGCTCGTCGCTCGCCACCGGATCCAGACCCCCGAGGTCACCCGCGAAAAGATCCGCCAGGTGGCCGACTTTTTGCGTGCCGTTCCGACGCCGGATTAA
- a CDS encoding MaoC/PaaZ C-terminal domain-containing protein → MTDNRLHKDAPARIGFEMLPAIPQLMTEYRRALGGMLPGVWKPGKLATPHTAPGSRDRVPCTGFEVTGVVPELNHLAEYCLATGLRLGQWLPATYPYVLGFPLAIKLMNAPGFLFAAVGTVHLTNSIEQFAPIPVGTPLDFRVFAGNPRAHRAGVLIDVITEVCAGTGSEKPGAAAPGRPQAVDSGTTTPSDAGRLLWRQVSGFLGKGAATDGLPAVGPSAIDHARIPEAQPAFFNVDQRTIASYANASGDKNPIHVSKLGAKAFGFPTTIAHGMWQAAFMLSRMEGLVPRKLHFDVEFGKLVRIPGRVAFTAERD, encoded by the coding sequence ATGACCGATAACCGCCTGCACAAGGACGCACCCGCCAGGATTGGCTTCGAGATGCTACCGGCCATCCCACAACTCATGACCGAATATCGCCGGGCCCTCGGCGGCATGCTGCCGGGAGTATGGAAACCCGGGAAGCTCGCCACCCCGCACACTGCTCCCGGATCCAGGGATCGTGTCCCCTGCACCGGATTCGAGGTCACCGGGGTGGTCCCGGAGCTCAACCACCTCGCCGAATACTGCCTGGCCACCGGCCTGCGGCTGGGCCAGTGGCTGCCGGCGACCTATCCCTACGTGTTGGGCTTTCCGCTGGCCATCAAGCTGATGAACGCCCCAGGCTTTCTCTTCGCGGCAGTAGGCACCGTGCACCTGACCAACAGCATCGAACAGTTCGCCCCAATCCCGGTTGGGACTCCGCTCGACTTCCGCGTCTTTGCCGGCAACCCGCGAGCGCACCGTGCCGGGGTGCTTATCGACGTGATCACCGAGGTCTGCGCCGGCACCGGAAGCGAAAAACCCGGCGCCGCTGCCCCGGGTAGGCCTCAAGCCGTTGACAGCGGCACTACAACCCCGAGTGACGCCGGGCGACTCCTCTGGCGGCAGGTCTCGGGGTTCTTAGGCAAGGGTGCTGCTACCGACGGCCTGCCTGCGGTCGGCCCGAGCGCGATCGACCATGCCCGGATCCCCGAGGCCCAGCCCGCCTTCTTCAACGTCGACCAGCGCACCATCGCCTCCTACGCAAATGCCAGCGGCGATAAAAACCCGATCCACGTCTCTAAGTTGGGGGCTAAAGCCTTCGGCTTTCCCACCACGATCGCCCACGGTATGTGGCAGGCGGCATTCATGCTCTCTCGGATGGAGGGCTTAGTACCGCGCAAACTGCACTTTGACGTCGAATTTGGCAAACTCGTGCGGATACCCGGACGCGTAGCGTTCACCGCAGAGCGCGACTGA
- a CDS encoding M13 family metallopeptidase codes for MKDLYHYVNGPWVHNHTIPADRGIDGTFHALRDAAETDVRDILAHGDGLGARLFASFMDVAAVNAAGTAPLIADLDRIADAKDAAQLARAIGELERTGSGSPVAFWVEKDSQGENAVAYLVQSGLGLPDEAYYREPAHAETLSAYREHVAKMLAFLPTELLARWVSAASGDAPEEPAEVARAAAARIVALETQIAAGHWDVVAARDAVKTYNPTDFAELPGVVREILRGGKLPEERLVVMMPSYLEHLAGLFVDSRLADWQLWAAWTLLRARAGVLSEDVSAANFDFYGRVLSGSQEQRERWKRGVSLAESLVGQDIGKAFVERHFSASSKEQMLQLVDYLVAAYRERISTLGWMTQATRERALEKLDAFQAKIGYPDHWRDFSGLEFSDAGADLVTNVRRGAAFNHDFELAKIGRPADRSEWVTTPQTVNAFYNPVVNDITFPAAILRPPFFDPTASAAENFGAIGAVIGHEIGHGFDDQGSRYDDQGNLNSWWTSEDQEAFSELTEKLVEQFDGLVPTVLAQNGIESSGVNGRFTLGENIGDLGGLGIAVVAYRRYLAEHGKDFSGTERLPFKVEGADPEIASTTFDGLQRLFLAWARVWRTAIRPELAAQYLAIDPHSPAEFRCNVIAGNIDEFYQAFPEVGPDSAMYVAEEDRVTIW; via the coding sequence ATGAAGGATCTCTACCACTACGTCAACGGCCCCTGGGTGCACAACCACACGATCCCCGCCGATCGCGGCATCGACGGCACCTTCCACGCGCTTCGCGACGCCGCGGAGACCGACGTCCGCGACATCCTCGCCCACGGCGACGGGCTGGGCGCGCGCCTCTTCGCGTCATTTATGGACGTCGCGGCGGTCAACGCCGCCGGCACCGCGCCGCTGATCGCGGACCTCGACCGCATCGCCGACGCCAAGGATGCGGCCCAGCTGGCCCGCGCTATCGGCGAGCTCGAGCGCACCGGCTCAGGTTCCCCGGTGGCGTTCTGGGTAGAAAAGGACTCCCAGGGCGAGAACGCTGTGGCCTACCTCGTGCAGTCCGGCCTGGGGCTGCCCGACGAAGCCTACTACCGCGAGCCCGCCCACGCGGAGACCCTGAGCGCTTACCGGGAGCACGTGGCCAAGATGCTGGCCTTCCTGCCGACTGAGCTGCTTGCCAGGTGGGTCAGCGCCGCGTCCGGCGACGCCCCCGAGGAGCCCGCCGAGGTGGCCAGGGCGGCGGCCGCGCGCATCGTCGCGCTGGAGACGCAGATCGCGGCCGGGCATTGGGACGTCGTCGCCGCGCGCGACGCGGTCAAGACCTACAACCCCACCGACTTCGCCGAGCTGCCGGGCGTTGTCCGCGAGATCCTGCGCGGCGGCAAGCTGCCCGAGGAGCGCCTGGTGGTGATGATGCCGAGCTACCTCGAGCACCTCGCTGGCTTGTTTGTTGATTCCCGCCTCGCCGATTGGCAGCTCTGGGCGGCCTGGACGCTGCTGCGCGCCCGCGCCGGGGTGCTCAGCGAGGATGTATCCGCCGCAAACTTCGACTTCTACGGACGCGTGCTCTCCGGCTCGCAAGAACAGCGCGAGCGCTGGAAGCGCGGGGTGTCGCTGGCCGAGTCCCTGGTGGGCCAGGACATCGGCAAGGCCTTCGTGGAAAGGCACTTCTCCGCGTCGTCGAAGGAGCAGATGCTCCAGCTCGTCGACTATCTGGTGGCGGCCTACCGCGAGCGCATCAGCACGCTTGGCTGGATGACGCAGGCCACCCGCGAGCGCGCCTTGGAAAAGCTCGACGCCTTCCAGGCGAAGATCGGCTACCCCGACCACTGGCGGGACTTCTCCGGCCTGGAATTCTCCGATGCCGGCGCGGACCTGGTGACCAACGTGCGCCGCGGCGCGGCCTTTAACCACGATTTCGAGCTAGCCAAGATCGGCCGGCCCGCTGATCGCTCAGAGTGGGTGACCACGCCGCAGACCGTCAACGCCTTCTACAACCCGGTGGTCAATGACATCACCTTCCCCGCCGCGATCCTGCGCCCGCCGTTTTTCGACCCCACGGCAAGCGCCGCCGAGAACTTCGGCGCAATCGGAGCCGTCATCGGCCACGAGATCGGCCACGGATTTGACGATCAAGGCTCCCGCTATGACGACCAGGGCAACCTGAACTCCTGGTGGACCAGCGAGGACCAGGAAGCGTTCAGCGAGCTGACGGAGAAGCTCGTCGAGCAGTTCGACGGCCTGGTGCCTACGGTGCTGGCCCAAAACGGCATCGAATCCAGCGGGGTCAACGGGCGGTTCACGCTGGGCGAGAACATCGGCGACCTCGGCGGGCTTGGCATCGCGGTGGTGGCCTACCGGCGCTACCTCGCTGAGCACGGCAAAGATTTCTCGGGTACCGAGCGGCTGCCCTTCAAGGTCGAGGGCGCCGACCCGGAGATCGCAAGCACAACCTTCGACGGCCTGCAGCGCCTCTTTTTGGCCTGGGCCCGCGTCTGGCGCACGGCGATCCGCCCGGAGTTGGCCGCCCAGTACCTGGCCATCGACCCGCACTCCCCGGCGGAGTTTCGATGCAACGTCATCGCCGGCAACATCGACGAGTTCTATCAGGCCTTCCCCGAGGTGGGCCCCGATTCCGCGATGTACGTGGCCGAAGAGGACCGCGTGACCATCTGGTGA
- a CDS encoding acetyl-CoA C-acetyltransferase produces MSNHSASDHSAPKSTRRVAILGGNRIPFARSNKEYADASNRDMLTAAIDGLVARYGLQDERLGMVAAGAVLKHVRDFNLTRECVLGSSLASTTPAIDVQQACGTGLAAAVYVSDAIARGRIDVGLAGGVDTTSDAPLAVGDQLRRTLIKLTRAKSASQRAKLIGSIRPAQFVPEQPQNGEPRTGLSMGEHAAITAREFGITRQERDELAARSHQNLARAYGEGFFSDLITPFLGVQRDTNLRPDSTVEKLAALRPVFGKKDAELHGAQATMTAGNSTPLTDGASVALLASEKWAEEHRLPVRAWLVDTETAAVDFVHGPDGLLMAPTYAIPRLLDRNGLTLQDFDFYEIHEAFASQVLAALAAFESAEYCRDRLGLTEALGAIDRERLNVKGSSLAAGHPFAATGARILATAAKMLEEAGGGRTLVSICAAGGQGIAAIVER; encoded by the coding sequence ATGTCTAACCACTCAGCCTCGGACCACTCAGCGCCCAAATCGACCCGCCGCGTCGCCATCCTGGGCGGCAACCGGATCCCGTTTGCCCGGTCGAATAAGGAGTACGCGGATGCCTCGAACCGGGACATGCTCACCGCGGCCATCGACGGGCTGGTCGCCCGCTACGGCCTGCAGGACGAGCGGCTGGGCATGGTCGCCGCCGGCGCCGTGCTCAAGCACGTGCGGGACTTTAACCTCACCCGCGAGTGTGTGCTCGGCAGCTCATTAGCGTCGACGACTCCGGCGATCGACGTGCAACAGGCTTGCGGCACTGGGCTGGCCGCGGCGGTGTATGTCAGCGACGCGATCGCCCGGGGTCGCATCGATGTTGGGCTCGCAGGCGGGGTGGATACGACGTCGGACGCGCCCCTGGCCGTTGGCGATCAGCTGCGCCGCACGCTGATTAAGCTAACCCGGGCCAAGTCCGCCAGCCAGCGTGCCAAGCTGATTGGCTCGATCAGGCCAGCCCAGTTCGTGCCCGAGCAGCCACAGAATGGCGAGCCGCGCACCGGGTTGTCGATGGGGGAGCATGCGGCGATTACCGCGCGGGAGTTTGGCATCACCCGCCAGGAGCGGGATGAGCTAGCCGCGCGTTCGCATCAGAACCTGGCCCGAGCGTACGGGGAAGGCTTTTTTAGCGATCTGATCACGCCGTTTTTGGGCGTGCAGCGCGATACCAATCTGCGTCCGGATTCCACCGTGGAGAAGTTGGCGGCGCTGCGTCCGGTATTTGGTAAGAAGGACGCTGAGCTGCACGGAGCGCAGGCCACGATGACGGCCGGGAATTCGACGCCGCTTACTGACGGCGCGTCGGTGGCGCTGTTGGCTTCGGAAAAGTGGGCCGAGGAGCATCGTCTGCCGGTGCGTGCGTGGCTGGTTGACACCGAGACGGCGGCCGTGGACTTTGTGCATGGTCCCGACGGGTTGCTCATGGCGCCTACCTACGCGATCCCGCGGTTGTTGGATCGCAACGGGCTTACGCTGCAGGACTTCGACTTCTATGAGATTCACGAGGCCTTTGCCTCTCAGGTGCTGGCCGCTCTCGCGGCGTTTGAGTCTGCGGAGTATTGCCGGGATCGGTTGGGCCTAACGGAGGCGTTGGGTGCTATCGATCGCGAGCGCCTGAATGTCAAGGGTTCCTCGTTGGCGGCTGGGCACCCGTTCGCCGCGACGGGTGCCCGCATCCTGGCTACCGCGGCGAAGATGCTGGAAGAGGCCGGTGGTGGTCGCACTTTGGTGAGTATTTGCGCGGCCGGCGGGCAGGGCATCGCGGCCATTGTGGAGCGGTAG
- a CDS encoding PrsW family intramembrane metalloprotease, protein MSSLFRTTNWVLFWLFAPASLVFLIVGTIIASPAGLSISVPIALVYGAAWVFLFRFSAMWPQAGAKWVFATLGAGVGTCGAVLLVAGPVSDLVEKLGWEAALASFAGAYPEEILKAACVVVILLSFRELDRPWHGLITGAMVGLGFEVYENVLYGATGALLDPNTDVEGALTMWGMRIVAGPGLHIMFSALAGWGIGVGLFSARLTSAQRWLAAGGWTALAFALHFGWNFMPGSPVLQVVGMVAVALVGYPLAIWLAIKGHRAAKEDLRARPQWHAALAAGQARLG, encoded by the coding sequence GTGAGCTCGCTTTTTCGCACCACCAACTGGGTGCTTTTCTGGCTGTTCGCGCCGGCCAGCCTGGTCTTTTTGATCGTGGGCACCATCATCGCCTCCCCGGCTGGCTTAAGCATCAGCGTGCCCATCGCGCTGGTCTACGGCGCCGCGTGGGTGTTCCTCTTCAGGTTCTCTGCGATGTGGCCGCAGGCCGGGGCCAAATGGGTGTTCGCCACCCTCGGCGCCGGGGTGGGCACGTGCGGCGCGGTGCTCCTCGTCGCCGGGCCGGTAAGCGACCTGGTGGAAAAGCTCGGCTGGGAGGCCGCATTGGCCTCCTTCGCCGGCGCCTACCCCGAGGAGATCCTGAAGGCCGCCTGCGTCGTGGTGATCCTGCTGAGCTTCCGGGAGCTCGACCGGCCCTGGCACGGGCTGATCACCGGCGCGATGGTGGGCCTGGGCTTCGAGGTCTATGAGAACGTCTTGTACGGCGCCACCGGCGCCCTGCTCGACCCGAACACGGACGTCGAGGGGGCGTTGACCATGTGGGGGATGCGCATCGTCGCCGGGCCGGGCCTGCACATCATGTTCAGCGCGCTAGCCGGCTGGGGCATCGGGGTGGGGCTGTTCAGCGCCCGGCTGACCTCCGCCCAGCGCTGGTTGGCCGCCGGCGGGTGGACCGCGCTGGCCTTTGCGCTGCACTTCGGCTGGAACTTCATGCCCGGCTCCCCGGTGCTGCAAGTAGTGGGGATGGTCGCGGTAGCCCTCGTGGGCTACCCGCTGGCGATCTGGCTTGCGATCAAGGGCCACCGCGCCGCGAAGGAGGACCTCCGGGCGCGGCCGCAGTGGCACGCTGCGCTTGCCGCCGGCCAGGCCCGCCTGGGCTAG
- a CDS encoding 3-oxoacyl-ACP reductase → MPQKKPSKSPQKKRSLLEAAINSPLAAKAGIPQGEPLRRFQPGEPLLCGPVVLGGSGRLLSRLRDTLGPDYQFLDAQADSRRAARVFDATGITRPEQLYQLYEFFHPQLRKLLPCARVVVLGAHPEAVSDVDERVAQRALEGFSRSLAKELRRGATAQLVYTDPQLHAQDGSLDQLASTLRFVLSGKSAFVDAQVIRVGTQAPQLPENWEKPLAGQVAVVTGAARGIGATIAEVLARDGARVICVDVPAAGEGLAQTANRTKGTALPLDVTSPDAAETIASNAEKRYGGQVDIIVHNAGVTRDKLLANMNEGQWNLVQSINLVAPVRITEKLLELGALSDAARVIGVSSMAGIAGNRGQTNYATTKAGVIGLVDALKERFAGTGRTINAVAPGFIETAMTAAMPFGPREVGRRLNSLNQGGQTIDVAETIAYFAAPASAAVSGNTVRVCGQNLLGA, encoded by the coding sequence ATGCCTCAGAAAAAGCCCTCAAAATCGCCGCAGAAAAAGCGCAGCCTGCTAGAGGCTGCCATCAATTCCCCGCTCGCCGCCAAAGCCGGCATCCCGCAGGGCGAACCACTGCGTCGATTCCAGCCCGGCGAGCCGCTCCTTTGCGGCCCCGTCGTCCTCGGAGGCTCAGGCCGTCTCCTCTCCAGGCTGCGCGACACCCTTGGCCCCGATTACCAGTTCCTCGACGCCCAGGCCGACTCCCGGCGCGCTGCCCGCGTCTTCGACGCCACCGGCATCACCCGGCCCGAACAGCTGTATCAGCTCTACGAGTTCTTCCACCCACAGCTACGCAAGCTCCTGCCCTGCGCGCGCGTCGTCGTCCTCGGAGCTCATCCAGAGGCTGTCAGCGACGTCGACGAACGCGTCGCCCAGCGCGCCCTGGAAGGCTTTAGCCGCTCACTCGCCAAGGAGCTACGCCGCGGCGCTACCGCACAACTCGTCTACACCGATCCACAGCTGCACGCCCAGGACGGCAGCCTCGACCAGCTCGCCTCTACGCTGCGGTTTGTCCTCTCGGGTAAGTCCGCCTTCGTCGACGCCCAGGTGATCCGGGTAGGTACCCAGGCTCCACAGCTGCCGGAAAACTGGGAAAAGCCGCTGGCCGGGCAGGTGGCCGTGGTCACTGGCGCCGCGCGCGGCATCGGAGCCACCATCGCCGAGGTGCTTGCCCGCGACGGAGCTCGGGTGATCTGCGTGGACGTTCCGGCGGCCGGCGAGGGCCTGGCCCAGACCGCGAATAGGACAAAGGGCACCGCGCTGCCGCTGGACGTGACCTCACCGGATGCGGCGGAGACCATCGCCAGCAACGCCGAGAAACGCTACGGCGGTCAGGTGGACATCATCGTCCACAACGCCGGCGTGACCCGCGATAAACTTCTGGCCAACATGAACGAGGGCCAGTGGAACCTCGTACAAAGCATCAACCTAGTCGCCCCAGTGCGCATCACCGAAAAGCTGCTCGAGCTCGGTGCGCTTTCCGATGCCGCGCGCGTCATCGGAGTCAGCTCCATGGCCGGTATCGCGGGTAACCGCGGCCAGACCAATTACGCTACAACCAAGGCCGGCGTGATCGGGCTCGTCGACGCGCTGAAGGAGCGCTTCGCCGGCACCGGGCGGACCATCAACGCTGTCGCCCCCGGGTTCATCGAGACCGCGATGACGGCCGCGATGCCGTTCGGCCCGCGTGAGGTGGGCCGCCGGCTCAACTCGCTTAACCAAGGCGGCCAGACTATCGACGTCGCCGAGACCATCGCCTACTTCGCCGCCCCGGCATCCGCGGCCGTGAGCGGCAACACGGTACGCGTCTGCGGGCAAAACCTGCTGGGAGCCTAG
- a CDS encoding acyl-CoA dehydrogenase family protein, which yields MTERGHGSNVRDLETTAHFEPDTGEFVIHSPAPSSEKVYLGNAGKHGRIAAIFAQLFTPESEMSRGVHCFIVPIRDAEGNVLPGVALSDNGLKGGLNGVDNGSIKFDRVRVPRENLLNRFGDVAEDGHYTSSIDSDNRRFFTMLGTLIRGRIAVGAAGGAAGRTALAIAVKYATRRRQFEMVPGEETLLINHRYHRRRLLPRVARSYALALLQNQLIQTADERLRDTQYTAQTDEEQWKQREFESRAAAVKVASTAHGLESIQVAREACGGAGYMAENLLTTFRADADVFVTFEGDNTVLAQLVGKEIITAYSRGLAEMSGIDVVKFGVESVSDILRRRTPIPLTVQNFVEAMSRNNENSLFSAAYQLKLFQEREQSMLKSLGRRLRAAKDLPLAEAAQVVDKCQDHLIDCAWARIDTLALEAILEAEAGLSDLPEDSLLRAVFEQIRQLFALETILKHSGWYQEKNVLAGGRISAARAAVNDLVDSLGPWAEQLVDGFGVPAAVLDVPMLTTHAGVDGVSGRAGEPAETVSPAAGIAERSSRS from the coding sequence ATGACTGAGCGCGGGCATGGCTCCAACGTCCGAGATCTGGAGACGACCGCCCATTTCGAACCGGATACCGGCGAGTTTGTGATCCACTCGCCCGCGCCCTCATCAGAGAAGGTTTACTTGGGCAACGCGGGCAAGCACGGCCGCATCGCGGCCATCTTCGCGCAGCTGTTTACCCCAGAAAGCGAGATGAGCCGCGGGGTGCACTGTTTCATCGTGCCGATCCGCGACGCTGAGGGCAACGTGCTGCCAGGGGTCGCACTGAGCGATAACGGGCTCAAGGGCGGACTCAACGGCGTGGATAATGGCTCCATCAAATTCGACCGCGTGCGCGTGCCGCGTGAGAACCTGCTCAACCGCTTTGGTGACGTAGCCGAGGACGGGCACTATACATCGAGCATCGACTCGGATAATCGCCGCTTCTTTACCATGCTGGGCACGCTCATTCGCGGCCGCATCGCGGTGGGTGCGGCCGGCGGTGCGGCTGGTCGCACCGCGCTGGCCATCGCGGTGAAGTACGCCACTCGGCGGCGCCAGTTCGAGATGGTGCCCGGCGAGGAGACCCTCCTGATCAACCACCGCTACCACCGTAGGCGGCTCCTGCCCAGAGTCGCGCGCTCTTACGCGCTGGCATTGCTGCAGAACCAGCTGATCCAAACCGCAGACGAGCGGCTGCGCGATACACAGTACACCGCGCAGACCGACGAGGAGCAGTGGAAGCAGCGGGAGTTCGAATCGCGGGCCGCGGCCGTCAAGGTCGCCTCGACCGCTCATGGCCTGGAGTCGATCCAGGTCGCACGCGAGGCCTGCGGCGGCGCCGGATACATGGCCGAGAACCTCTTGACCACGTTCCGCGCTGACGCCGACGTCTTTGTCACCTTCGAGGGTGACAACACGGTACTCGCTCAGCTGGTGGGCAAGGAGATCATCACCGCCTACTCGCGGGGGCTTGCAGAGATGAGCGGCATCGACGTGGTCAAGTTCGGGGTGGAAAGCGTCAGCGACATTCTGCGCCGGCGCACACCCATTCCGTTGACCGTGCAGAACTTTGTCGAGGCGATGTCGCGGAACAACGAAAACTCGCTGTTTAGCGCTGCCTACCAGCTGAAGCTCTTCCAAGAGCGCGAGCAGAGCATGCTCAAGTCGCTCGGACGCCGGTTGCGCGCGGCCAAAGATCTGCCGCTGGCCGAGGCCGCGCAAGTGGTGGACAAGTGCCAGGACCACCTGATCGACTGCGCTTGGGCGCGGATCGACACGCTCGCCTTAGAGGCGATCCTGGAGGCCGAGGCAGGCTTGTCGGATCTTCCGGAGGACTCACTTTTGCGGGCCGTATTCGAGCAGATCCGCCAGCTCTTCGCGCTCGAAACCATCCTCAAGCACTCGGGGTGGTACCAGGAGAAGAACGTGCTCGCCGGCGGGCGCATTTCCGCGGCTCGGGCGGCGGTCAACGACCTGGTCGATTCCCTTGGCCCATGGGCCGAACAGCTCGTCGACGGTTTTGGGGTGCCCGCGGCGGTGCTCGACGTCCCGATGCTGACTACCCATGCCGGGGTGGACGGGGTCAGCGGCCGGGCGGGCGAGCCAGCGGAGACGGTAAGCCCGGCCGCGGGCATCGCGGAACGCAGCTCGCGGAGCTAA